AGCGTATAACGTTACCGTCATCAAGCGTAAGCTTGAGTAACAAGGTTAACGGACTGTGAATCCGATCCGAAGAAAAAAAATCGAAGCGGAAGCAGTTCGAACCGTAGCAATGATGATCCTTTCGGGGAAGGTAAAGGATCCGAGAGTGCATATGGTTTCCGTTCACAGAGCGGAAATCTCCGAAGACGGAAAGAACATGCGAATCTTTGTCACCGCGATCTGCACTCCGAAAAAACAGATCAAGGTATTAGCCGGACTCAATAGCGCCGCGGGTTTGTTTCAGACGACGTTATCGGGAAAGTTAAGCTTAAGAATCGCACCAAGAATTCAATTCCTCTGGGATGAGGAATACATTCAGAGTTTGGATGAATCACTCAGACTTACCAGAAAACCAACCCATCCGGACTGAGTCCGGATTCTTACTCATTCACAAACCCGAGGGAAT
Above is a genomic segment from Leptospira stimsonii containing:
- the rbfA gene encoding 30S ribosome-binding factor RbfA, coding for MNPIRRKKIEAEAVRTVAMMILSGKVKDPRVHMVSVHRAEISEDGKNMRIFVTAICTPKKQIKVLAGLNSAAGLFQTTLSGKLSLRIAPRIQFLWDEEYIQSLDESLRLTRKPTHPD